In a single window of the Thermofilum uzonense genome:
- a CDS encoding bifunctional ADP-dependent NAD(P)H-hydrate dehydratase/NAD(P)H-hydrate epimerase, which yields MKVARVEDIKRMDELASTKYGISQEILMENAGASVARLIESFADASGLRVVVVAGVGNNGGDGLVAARHLASQGADVNVYIIGDLEKITTLARINLDRIMRMGLPVEHVAEDISGLSEELHQADVVIDALFGIGLNRPVSGLYARVIDAVNGSGSLVVSVDIPSGVNGDTGQVMGVAVKADYTVTFGLPKPGLLIYPGAEHAGEIYVARISYPIELLEDENLVIETNDPVQLPERKPDTHKGDYGKALFIAGSRRYMGAPLFSAYSFLLAGGGYSRLATASNIVPYLGSKASEVVYEPLLETPSGSISYANKDRLLELAEWADIVAMGPGLTTEEETLRLVRDLVPLIKKPLILDGDGLTAVAGALELIKKREAPTILTPHLGEVSRLTGISVERIREDRIGFLRTLCRELNSYIVLKGAHTLVGTPSGKIYVNLTGNPGMAKAGSGDVLVGVIAAMLGLGLDVGEATRMAVLVHGYAGDYVASLEGIDGVTASRMMRVLPRVLRELRENPEDFYRTYSLQTL from the coding sequence GTGAAGGTGGCTCGAGTTGAAGACATAAAGAGGATGGACGAGCTGGCTAGTACAAAGTACGGAATTTCACAGGAAATACTAATGGAAAACGCGGGCGCCAGCGTTGCACGACTTATAGAGAGTTTTGCAGATGCGAGTGGGTTAAGAGTTGTTGTTGTGGCGGGGGTCGGGAATAATGGAGGCGACGGATTAGTTGCAGCTAGGCATCTTGCCTCTCAAGGAGCGGATGTAAACGTATACATCATTGGAGATTTAGAGAAGATTACTACTCTGGCACGGATAAACCTTGATAGGATCATGAGAATGGGGCTGCCCGTAGAGCATGTCGCGGAAGACATAAGCGGCTTATCAGAGGAATTACACCAGGCAGACGTAGTGATAGACGCATTGTTCGGCATTGGTCTCAATAGACCCGTTTCAGGGTTATATGCTCGAGTCATAGACGCCGTCAATGGTTCCGGGTCGCTCGTAGTGAGCGTAGACATACCTTCAGGCGTGAATGGTGATACAGGTCAGGTGATGGGAGTAGCTGTAAAAGCAGACTATACGGTTACTTTTGGACTCCCAAAGCCCGGTCTTTTAATATATCCGGGAGCTGAACACGCAGGTGAGATATACGTTGCAAGGATATCTTATCCAATCGAGCTTCTAGAGGATGAAAATCTGGTTATAGAGACGAATGACCCTGTTCAGCTTCCTGAGAGAAAACCAGACACGCATAAGGGTGATTACGGGAAGGCCCTCTTTATAGCCGGTTCGAGGAGATACATGGGGGCACCCCTCTTTTCAGCATACTCGTTCCTCCTGGCTGGAGGCGGCTACTCTAGGCTTGCAACAGCATCAAATATAGTGCCATACCTAGGTTCAAAGGCGAGCGAGGTTGTCTACGAGCCATTACTTGAGACCCCATCCGGGAGCATATCATATGCTAACAAGGACAGGCTGCTTGAACTGGCCGAATGGGCAGATATTGTAGCAATGGGTCCTGGACTAACCACGGAGGAGGAAACTCTTAGACTGGTCAGGGATCTGGTTCCTCTTATCAAGAAGCCCTTAATCCTCGATGGTGACGGTTTAACGGCGGTTGCCGGCGCCCTGGAACTCATCAAAAAGAGAGAGGCTCCTACAATACTTACACCACACCTGGGTGAAGTGTCTCGGCTTACAGGAATCTCGGTTGAAAGGATAAGAGAGGATAGAATTGGTTTCTTGAGGACGCTATGCAGAGAGCTCAACTCATACATAGTTTTAAAAGGTGCACATACCCTTGTAGGGACGCCAAGCGGTAAGATCTACGTTAATTTGACTGGAAACCCGGGGATGGCTAAAGCGGGGTCAGGGGACGTTCTTGTAGGAGTCATAGCAGCGATGCTAGGCTTGGGACTGGACGTGGGGGAAGCGACACGTATGGCAGTCCTCGTTCATGGTTATGCTGGAGACTACGTAGCATCTCTTGAGGGCATCGATGGGGTAACAGCTTCGAGGATGATGAGAGTACTTCCAAGAGTATTGAGAGAGCTCCGTGAAAACCCGGAAGACTTTTACAGAACTTATTCTTTACAGACTCTATGA
- a CDS encoding MATE family efflux transporter, with product MEERSVTSLALPITISTISDSLLSLVALITVSKLSTTAVAATGLAAYLFFVINALASVFTGGLMVVLAQAIGARKEDIAGSATGETLCLAFVLSVLIVLSTPYWLSSYFLAVSSGNAEVTELALEYTFLRLLSLPALFVNIVLASLYRSVDKPWPSVYASLINLGLGLLLIPLFTLGGFNVKAMGLKGAGFATTISSYFSLVAYAIWKPPIRIQLTVPGRLSLKVLMLGTPMALERFVASIAHNIYVNAVAKGGTIALAAHNIGVNVESLIIQPSFAISLATLVRTGQETGARNLESVSARLREGVVVGAITMGLAALALVALSPFAGYMFTSDPEIIRLTQAYLVLAALSEIGFGISNAFYGAMRGMGSVWLPLFINMITVVFFRAIPAQVLAEKYGAIGAWATQNTDMYGRALLASLAWRILGARRLAKRVF from the coding sequence ATGGAAGAGAGAAGTGTAACCAGCCTGGCTCTCCCGATAACGATTAGTACCATCTCAGACTCCTTACTTAGTCTGGTCGCATTAATCACTGTTTCAAAGCTCTCAACGACAGCCGTAGCCGCTACCGGTCTCGCAGCATACCTTTTCTTCGTAATAAACGCGCTAGCCTCGGTGTTTACCGGAGGCTTAATGGTGGTTTTAGCACAGGCCATAGGGGCTAGGAAAGAAGATATAGCTGGCTCTGCCACGGGAGAGACGCTTTGCTTAGCATTCGTCCTGTCAGTTCTCATCGTCCTTTCCACACCTTATTGGCTCTCCAGCTACTTCCTTGCGGTCTCCTCTGGTAACGCTGAAGTCACTGAGTTAGCTCTCGAGTATACTTTCCTGAGGCTTCTATCACTACCTGCACTCTTTGTAAACATAGTTTTAGCCTCGTTGTACAGGAGTGTTGACAAGCCGTGGCCCAGCGTATATGCCTCCCTCATAAACCTCGGGCTAGGGCTTCTTTTGATACCGCTATTCACCCTCGGAGGATTTAATGTCAAGGCTATGGGACTAAAAGGTGCAGGATTCGCTACCACAATATCAAGCTACTTCAGCCTGGTAGCCTATGCTATATGGAAGCCTCCCATAAGGATTCAATTAACCGTGCCAGGCAGACTTAGCCTCAAAGTCTTGATGCTTGGAACTCCAATGGCTCTCGAAAGATTCGTGGCAAGTATAGCTCACAATATATACGTAAACGCCGTGGCTAAAGGTGGAACCATAGCTCTCGCCGCCCACAATATAGGAGTGAATGTGGAAAGCTTGATCATACAGCCGAGTTTCGCCATCAGCCTGGCAACACTCGTGAGAACCGGACAGGAAACAGGGGCTAGGAACCTGGAGAGCGTTAGCGCCCGGCTACGCGAGGGAGTAGTGGTGGGGGCTATTACGATGGGGTTGGCCGCACTGGCTCTGGTAGCCTTGTCCCCGTTCGCCGGCTATATGTTCACGAGTGACCCCGAAATTATTCGGTTAACCCAGGCGTATCTAGTCCTAGCAGCTCTCAGCGAGATTGGATTTGGCATCAGCAACGCCTTCTATGGGGCTATGAGAGGCATGGGGAGCGTCTGGCTACCACTTTTCATAAACATGATAACTGTAGTATTCTTTAGGGCGATCCCAGCCCAGGTGTTGGCGGAGAAATACGGCGCTATAGGCGCCTGGGCAACCCAGAACACCGACATGTATGGGAGAGCCCTTCTCGCATCACTCGCCTGGCGTATTCTCGGGGCTAGGAGGCTAGCTAAGAGAGTCTTTTAA
- a CDS encoding AIR synthase family protein has translation MLLSFGKLPYTELREILSVIYRKDPSVLLGPGIGEDAALIELGDDVLVVHADPITGAVENIGWLSVHVSANDIATRGVRPRWLVTVLLLPPGLEYKMIKGIVQQIRNAADEIGAVVVGGHTEITPGIDRPIVITTAIGIGKREKVIYTANARPGDFLVLTKGAGIEGTAIIASEFQHILKGKVSEEILLKAREFIREISVVREALAAFETGGVHAMHDATEGGVIGAVQEISIASGLSARVYEGKVPIREETLTICRILGLDPLRLISSGSLLLAVDPGKVEDVLKTISSLGIEVSIIGSLGEGGGVTLIRRNGEEEEILKPIEDELWRLLALEGTSRVKSLES, from the coding sequence TTGCTCTTGTCTTTCGGGAAGCTTCCATATACTGAACTCCGGGAAATCCTCTCCGTTATATACAGGAAAGACCCTTCCGTCCTCCTGGGCCCAGGTATTGGCGAGGATGCCGCGCTGATAGAGCTAGGCGACGATGTACTCGTGGTCCACGCCGATCCAATAACCGGTGCTGTCGAGAATATAGGTTGGCTTTCAGTGCACGTCTCGGCCAACGATATTGCTACAAGAGGAGTAAGGCCAAGATGGCTTGTCACGGTTCTACTCTTACCCCCGGGGTTAGAGTACAAGATGATTAAGGGTATAGTTCAACAAATAAGGAATGCGGCAGACGAGATTGGTGCGGTTGTCGTTGGAGGGCACACAGAGATTACTCCAGGGATTGATCGACCCATAGTGATTACAACGGCTATCGGTATCGGTAAAAGGGAAAAGGTTATATACACTGCTAATGCGAGGCCGGGTGATTTTTTAGTCCTCACTAAGGGTGCGGGTATCGAGGGAACAGCTATTATTGCTAGCGAGTTTCAGCATATACTCAAAGGAAAAGTCTCGGAGGAAATTCTCCTAAAGGCTAGAGAGTTCATAAGAGAGATAAGCGTTGTCCGCGAAGCCCTCGCGGCCTTTGAAACAGGGGGTGTACATGCCATGCACGATGCCACAGAAGGTGGTGTTATAGGCGCTGTCCAGGAGATCTCCATAGCGTCTGGACTCTCAGCTCGAGTATACGAGGGAAAAGTGCCGATTCGGGAAGAAACCCTCACCATTTGTCGAATCCTTGGCTTAGACCCGCTAAGACTTATTAGTTCAGGGTCTCTTCTCTTAGCAGTTGATCCGGGAAAAGTGGAAGATGTGTTAAAAACCATTTCTTCACTAGGTATAGAGGTCTCCATAATAGGAAGTCTTGGAGAAGGCGGAGGCGTAACCCTCATTCGCAGGAATGGTGAAGAGGAGGAAATCCTGAAGCCCATAGAGGATGAACTTTGGCGTCTCCTGGCGTTAGAGGGAACAAGCCGCGTCAAAAGCTTAGAATCATGA
- a CDS encoding ECF transporter S component — protein MKWDKSRIVATTSVMAALTTVATMIFQVPVPETHGYINLGDTMVMLSGILFGPLVGAMAGGIGSALADVLSGYAGWAPYTLVIKGLEGFLVGLLGGKDGRIKALAGCLAGGAVMVLGYFLVEFLLYGAGAYAELPGNILQALAGVIVAVSVGVEVRKVLGRV, from the coding sequence GTGAAGTGGGATAAGTCGAGAATTGTTGCCACGACAAGCGTGATGGCGGCGCTTACCACTGTAGCAACGATGATTTTCCAAGTACCTGTTCCCGAGACCCATGGATACATAAACCTGGGAGATACCATGGTCATGCTTTCAGGAATTCTGTTTGGACCACTGGTAGGGGCCATGGCTGGTGGAATAGGCTCTGCCTTAGCCGATGTGCTGTCTGGCTACGCGGGATGGGCTCCCTACACGCTTGTGATTAAAGGGCTTGAGGGGTTCCTCGTCGGACTCCTTGGCGGTAAGGATGGGAGGATTAAGGCATTGGCTGGGTGTCTGGCGGGCGGCGCCGTGATGGTGCTAGGGTACTTTTTAGTAGAGTTCTTGCTTTACGGGGCTGGAGCCTACGCCGAGCTCCCGGGTAATATCCTCCAGGCGTTGGCCGGAGTTATCGTGGCTGTTAGCGTGGGAGTTGAGGTTAGAAAGGTTTTAGGCAGGGTGTAG
- a CDS encoding DNA polymerase domain-containing protein, protein MKNGFLYDIAVADAEARLWFKSTSGAISVEKHPFQNYFYVDVEAFSGLDVFYSEVEEVKLRLFPRGFKQLVKVSFETQAEYRSAKRLFERKNVETYASDVPVYHKVLAPHGYVPMTLRGEEYRIEPLPMKTARFSLIKGPAGEYALHFHAGEEFSVRGPLDTVLLELSRAIQKYDPDIVSSNLSYEELRGLAREARRRGIRLGRGEQPLEGRIFIEHSLLERIGLTGLEERSGFTFLPPTHAARVSYGRMIDLRQSYVLLSRGYAVPRRMNLNIPVRTAWEIHLYDKGGLIIRPRPGLYRNVAVLDFESMFPNLIVKRNISYETVNRRGVRRRPRGLLPELIEDALRRRLYYKGVMRSSSGPDTRWADERQSELKMILVSSYGYSGNNYNRLGNPLTFEWINRYSRRVMLEVLGYVERQGFKVIYGDTDSVFLQGDRASAEDYERLALRLSERVGLPMRLDNFYEWLFLFPDRDEKAGVAKRYIGVSNGKINAKGVEAVRSGVPRIVKKAQLRIVERAVRAKPGEELKEVLLRELEAIYEELYSARPEDLVAGSTLRKERYLSRNPVLIAAQQLRSNGYTVAVGDYVEYVWVDALNPNPYLRVQAWKLYDGRGLDMKKYTEILDRALSPILLALGFRPEVMLGHLYPTGNRSLPPPA, encoded by the coding sequence ATGAAGAATGGCTTTCTCTACGACATAGCTGTGGCGGACGCAGAGGCGCGGCTATGGTTTAAGAGCACGAGTGGAGCTATCTCAGTAGAGAAACATCCATTCCAGAACTACTTCTATGTAGACGTGGAAGCTTTCTCGGGTCTTGACGTGTTCTATTCCGAGGTAGAGGAGGTTAAGCTTAGACTCTTCCCGAGAGGATTTAAGCAGCTAGTCAAAGTCTCCTTTGAGACCCAAGCAGAGTACCGGAGCGCAAAGCGTCTATTCGAACGGAAAAACGTTGAAACCTACGCGTCTGATGTTCCAGTTTATCACAAGGTTCTCGCCCCTCATGGGTATGTTCCAATGACTCTTAGAGGCGAAGAGTACAGGATAGAGCCCCTACCCATGAAAACCGCCAGGTTCTCGCTGATAAAGGGACCAGCAGGGGAATACGCGCTACACTTCCATGCAGGGGAGGAATTCTCTGTTAGAGGCCCCCTAGACACCGTCCTCTTAGAGCTCTCAAGGGCAATCCAGAAGTATGATCCGGACATCGTCTCCTCCAACCTCAGCTACGAAGAGCTGAGGGGGCTTGCAAGGGAGGCGCGACGCCGGGGCATACGTCTCGGCAGAGGAGAGCAGCCCCTAGAGGGCAGGATATTCATCGAGCACTCCCTGCTTGAACGTATAGGTCTAACGGGCCTCGAGGAGAGGAGCGGGTTTACCTTTCTACCACCAACCCATGCCGCGAGGGTCAGCTATGGTAGGATGATAGATCTGCGGCAGAGCTATGTCTTGCTCTCAAGGGGCTATGCTGTACCTAGGAGGATGAACCTCAACATTCCCGTGAGGACAGCCTGGGAAATCCACCTTTACGACAAGGGAGGGCTCATAATAAGGCCTCGCCCCGGCCTCTATCGGAACGTGGCTGTACTAGACTTCGAGTCGATGTTTCCAAATCTTATTGTTAAGCGGAACATAAGCTATGAAACAGTCAACCGGAGGGGAGTTAGAAGGCGGCCGAGGGGCCTACTCCCGGAGCTCATCGAGGATGCACTGCGTAGAAGGCTATACTACAAGGGGGTTATGCGCTCTTCGAGTGGCCCAGATACGAGGTGGGCTGATGAAAGGCAGAGCGAGTTGAAAATGATACTTGTCTCGAGCTACGGTTACAGCGGGAACAATTACAACAGGCTGGGAAACCCACTTACCTTTGAATGGATAAACAGGTACTCTAGGAGGGTGATGCTTGAAGTCCTTGGCTACGTGGAGAGACAGGGTTTCAAGGTTATCTATGGCGATACGGACAGCGTGTTCCTGCAAGGCGACAGGGCCTCTGCTGAAGACTATGAGAGACTTGCACTCAGACTTTCTGAGCGTGTAGGCCTACCCATGAGGCTGGATAATTTTTACGAGTGGCTTTTCCTATTCCCTGATAGAGACGAGAAAGCAGGGGTAGCCAAGAGGTACATAGGAGTGAGTAACGGGAAGATCAACGCTAAAGGAGTTGAGGCTGTGCGAAGCGGGGTTCCCAGGATTGTAAAAAAGGCACAGCTTAGGATTGTTGAAAGAGCAGTAAGGGCCAAGCCCGGTGAAGAGCTCAAGGAGGTATTATTGAGGGAGCTTGAGGCGATTTATGAGGAGCTTTACTCTGCGAGGCCCGAAGACCTCGTGGCCGGCTCCACACTCAGAAAGGAAAGATATCTCTCGAGAAACCCGGTCCTCATAGCAGCCCAGCAGTTGAGGTCGAACGGCTACACCGTGGCTGTAGGCGATTATGTTGAGTATGTGTGGGTGGATGCCCTGAACCCCAACCCGTATCTACGCGTACAGGCCTGGAAGCTTTACGATGGTAGGGGTCTGGACATGAAAAAGTACACAGAGATCCTTGACAGGGCGCTCTCACCGATTCTACTTGCTCTGGGATTCAGACCCGAAGTTATGCTGGGACACCTATATCCCACAGGAAACCGCAGTCTGCCTCCACCAGCATAA
- a CDS encoding class II glutamine amidotransferase, whose amino-acid sequence MCRIFGYISVKPLSPAFAFFSGATNLFTLSKEHDDGWGIAWTGSAGWELYKESSALYRSETAPSLIRSIKAMLVIAHIRKASRGELSFENTHPFVSDGWAFAHNGTIEDYSVLRSMLGDREDKLQGNTDSEAFFQLLIKNIEEKGSVVDGVKGTIEAMNGLEYTSLNAIFSDGNQLYVLNYFLDENIEYYTMHIGRFMIDGVELIAAASEPVGGIEGWEKIGNRKLVVIDRRLRVSVYPFP is encoded by the coding sequence GTGTGCAGGATCTTTGGCTATATCTCTGTCAAACCTTTAAGCCCTGCGTTTGCCTTCTTTAGCGGAGCTACAAACCTATTCACACTTTCAAAGGAGCATGATGACGGCTGGGGGATTGCATGGACAGGTAGCGCTGGCTGGGAACTCTACAAGGAAAGCTCTGCCTTATATCGGTCTGAAACGGCTCCGAGTCTGATAAGGAGCATAAAAGCCATGCTGGTCATAGCACACATCCGTAAGGCATCGCGTGGGGAGTTATCATTTGAGAATACTCATCCCTTTGTCAGCGATGGCTGGGCATTTGCACATAACGGGACAATCGAGGATTATTCAGTACTGAGGAGTATGCTCGGAGATAGGGAAGACAAGCTCCAGGGGAATACTGATTCGGAGGCTTTTTTCCAGCTACTCATCAAGAATATTGAGGAGAAAGGGAGCGTTGTAGATGGAGTTAAAGGTACCATTGAAGCAATGAATGGCTTAGAGTATACGAGTCTGAATGCAATATTCAGTGACGGCAACCAGCTATACGTTCTAAACTACTTCCTGGATGAAAACATCGAGTACTACACAATGCATATTGGGAGATTTATGATTGATGGCGTCGAGCTAATTGCTGCTGCTTCAGAGCCTGTAGGCGGGATAGAGGGGTGGGAGAAGATAGGCAATAGGAAGCTTGTTGTAATAGACAGGCGTTTGAGAGTTAGCGTGTATCCTTTTCCCTGA
- a CDS encoding TMEM165/GDT1 family protein — protein sequence MPKILVCLSTLTILPWIMHIISLIFFFNFGLTVADEALQTLLRTSILVMLAELGDKTMIATATLALSNNPLHVLIVSILGYLTANAAPVVVACSVYYFLEEARLLLKLLSGLFFFLIGLHMYRSKNHKLESKGKGLTFTTVFLSEIGDKTQLATIASAAGAENPILPLLGGVIGYMAANILGVIALRQLARKLNLTTLHKISGIVFMFIGLLTVFLLMLSL from the coding sequence ATGCCTAAAATACTTGTCTGTCTCAGTACCCTAACCATCCTGCCATGGATAATGCATATAATAAGCCTAATATTCTTCTTCAATTTTGGATTGACCGTGGCTGATGAAGCACTACAAACTCTCCTCAGAACCTCAATACTGGTAATGCTTGCAGAGCTGGGCGATAAGACGATGATAGCGACAGCTACCCTGGCCTTATCCAATAATCCACTCCACGTGTTGATCGTCTCAATTCTTGGCTACCTTACAGCGAACGCTGCACCAGTCGTAGTCGCGTGTAGTGTTTACTATTTCCTTGAGGAGGCGAGACTACTCCTAAAACTCCTCTCAGGCTTATTTTTCTTTTTGATTGGGCTCCACATGTATAGATCTAAAAACCATAAGCTGGAATCTAAAGGCAAAGGATTAACTTTCACCACAGTTTTCCTATCGGAAATCGGCGACAAAACACAACTGGCTACAATTGCTTCCGCTGCTGGGGCTGAAAACCCCATCCTTCCCCTTCTCGGGGGTGTTATAGGCTACATGGCTGCAAACATCTTAGGCGTGATAGCCCTCAGGCAACTGGCCAGGAAGTTAAACCTTACAACTCTTCACAAGATTTCAGGAATAGTCTTTATGTTCATTGGGCTTTTAACAGTTTTCCTACTGATGCTTAGCCTTTGA
- a CDS encoding iron-containing alcohol dehydrogenase has product MNFKTPRHVIIREEALDDVPQVLKEYGCDSLLIVSDVNVRMLYGVRIEQILLRMNIKPIFINVSTNDRPTLDKMHVELSTLDFDCVAGMGGGRPVDVGKYLAFKLEKPFISIPTSISHDGFASPIVALKDENGNPLSLFTAPPISVIVDLDVISQAPRRLLASGVGDLLGKITSVADARLAAREVGEHVPESALRMAEAAAHIVLENIESIVSFSKKSMTLLAEAGLLAGMSMSIAGSSRPCSGSEHLFSHAIDKLYPGRALHGEQVGVGTIIAAYLHGMDWIRIKQALNAVGAPTSIEDLHMTLDEAVTALLLAPRLRDRYTILHKLSLEDKELREIVLRTVSKAKHQ; this is encoded by the coding sequence TTGAACTTCAAGACACCCCGACATGTGATAATTCGCGAGGAAGCTCTTGACGACGTTCCCCAGGTCCTTAAGGAGTATGGGTGTGACTCACTCTTGATTGTGAGCGACGTCAATGTGAGGATGCTGTATGGCGTTAGAATTGAGCAAATCCTGTTGAGAATGAACATCAAGCCTATCTTTATTAATGTCTCGACCAACGACCGGCCAACGCTTGACAAGATGCATGTGGAGCTGTCCACTCTAGACTTTGACTGTGTGGCTGGGATGGGAGGGGGGAGACCTGTAGATGTAGGCAAGTATCTTGCCTTTAAGCTCGAGAAGCCTTTTATAAGTATCCCGACCTCTATCAGCCACGACGGGTTTGCAAGCCCTATAGTCGCGCTGAAGGATGAGAACGGCAACCCATTGTCGCTTTTCACGGCTCCCCCTATATCTGTTATAGTAGATCTAGACGTTATTTCGCAGGCTCCGAGGAGACTCTTAGCGAGTGGTGTTGGAGACCTGCTTGGGAAGATTACAAGCGTCGCAGACGCCAGGTTGGCAGCGCGAGAGGTTGGGGAACACGTCCCTGAGTCGGCTTTAAGGATGGCGGAAGCGGCTGCCCATATCGTCCTCGAAAACATTGAGAGTATCGTGTCCTTCTCCAAGAAGAGCATGACATTGCTAGCAGAGGCTGGGCTTCTTGCAGGGATGTCCATGTCAATCGCGGGAAGCAGTAGGCCATGTAGTGGTTCAGAGCATCTCTTCAGCCACGCGATTGACAAGCTTTACCCTGGACGCGCCTTGCACGGAGAGCAAGTAGGTGTTGGCACCATAATAGCTGCATACCTGCATGGAATGGACTGGATTCGAATTAAACAGGCCTTGAACGCGGTAGGAGCTCCTACAAGCATCGAGGACCTTCACATGACGCTTGACGAGGCCGTAACAGCTCTATTATTAGCTCCGAGGCTAAGAGATAGATATACTATATTACACAAACTCTCCCTTGAGGATAAGGAGCTAAGGGAGATAGTTCTAAGAACGGTCTCAAAGGCTAAGCATCAGTAG
- a CDS encoding L-lactate permease — translation MRVMTEALSIDAIAGLLLIITPLILLGLFRKNVLSTSIITLALGSILAISQAKTPVLVSSLYNGAWTGVQISLLILAAIFFYVNYISLGYLDSLRRNIKPGKGTELYLAVFFSGYIESMSGYGVSPAVTAPILLNLGTTALMATTLPMFGHAWAVPFASLGVPTLVLSGVTGVDARPLAMETAHLLTIPLALTVITIGLMVRPSFKAFSIALLLAFSTYIFAGAGLYTAILLGLTGFTVGILITQGFSPTVSVIKGLLPYLLLSVIVIVLNIIGLRGLVWVTLSTILTATLLAFWNRVGILDKVRRAVKMTRNTLLSIVAFSVIAELSKQAGYAISLARLIASLSGNWYTVIVPFVALIGSFITGSATNSNFLLGALQMAYSDFAGIDPVFVLTLQNAGAGLGSGLAPAKIAIAASTTGGSKIESEVFRRSALMILLLVLSLTITAVLRIL, via the coding sequence ATGAGAGTCATGACAGAGGCACTAAGCATTGACGCTATTGCCGGTCTCCTCCTAATAATAACTCCACTAATCCTTCTAGGGCTCTTCAGGAAGAATGTTTTATCTACCTCAATCATAACACTCGCCCTGGGAAGCATCCTAGCGATCAGCCAAGCCAAAACCCCAGTGCTCGTAAGCTCTCTCTATAACGGAGCGTGGACCGGTGTCCAGATATCCCTGCTTATCTTGGCTGCAATCTTCTTCTATGTCAACTATATATCGCTTGGCTATCTAGACTCTCTCCGGAGAAACATAAAACCGGGTAAGGGGACGGAGCTCTACTTGGCTGTCTTCTTCTCAGGATATATTGAAAGCATGTCAGGTTATGGAGTTTCACCCGCTGTAACAGCACCAATACTCTTGAACCTGGGGACCACTGCCCTTATGGCGACAACGCTCCCGATGTTTGGACATGCATGGGCTGTCCCCTTTGCTAGCCTTGGCGTCCCCACTCTTGTATTGTCAGGCGTCACAGGTGTGGATGCCCGTCCTCTAGCCATGGAAACCGCACATTTACTTACAATTCCTCTAGCATTAACCGTCATAACTATAGGTCTGATGGTGAGGCCCTCCTTTAAGGCATTCTCGATTGCTTTGCTCCTAGCCTTCTCGACATATATCTTTGCAGGGGCAGGTCTCTATACGGCTATTTTACTTGGTTTAACGGGTTTTACTGTGGGTATTCTTATCACGCAGGGATTCTCGCCCACAGTCAGCGTAATCAAAGGTCTTCTACCCTACCTCTTGCTATCAGTAATAGTCATCGTCCTAAACATTATCGGGCTTAGAGGCTTAGTGTGGGTGACCCTTTCCACGATCCTAACAGCCACGCTACTGGCTTTTTGGAATAGAGTGGGAATACTGGACAAAGTCAGGCGAGCAGTGAAAATGACGAGGAACACGCTTCTAAGCATTGTCGCCTTCTCTGTAATAGCCGAGCTGTCAAAGCAGGCTGGATATGCAATATCTCTTGCAAGGCTGATAGCATCTCTATCCGGAAACTGGTATACGGTCATAGTTCCCTTCGTAGCCCTTATAGGATCCTTTATTACGGGCAGCGCGACTAACAGTAATTTCCTACTGGGTGCACTTCAGATGGCATATAGTGACTTTGCCGGCATCGACCCAGTGTTTGTTTTAACGTTGCAAAATGCTGGCGCCGGTCTGGGGAGCGGGCTTGCCCCGGCGAAGATAGCGATAGCGGCATCTACGACAGGGGGGTCAAAGATAGAGAGTGAGGTTTTTAGAAGGAGTGCTTTAATGATACTGCTACTAGTCTTATCATTGACGATTACAGCTGTTCTGAGAATTCTCTAG
- a CDS encoding hydrogenase maturation protease, with protein sequence MNDGCRGHKELEELLETLKGLRVVFVGIGNPLSGDDGVGFYVARKLIKKGFGEYVVVAGPNPELHIRKIKEKKPDVLILIDAVDMGLKPGCILVAPVPGSEFKPVPISTHSIPLAILVDMLQVKTYLIGIQVEKIEFGAEMSRSVREAGDTITEIITSMLSDRDVA encoded by the coding sequence ATGAACGACGGGTGCAGGGGCCATAAAGAGCTTGAGGAGCTACTCGAAACGCTGAAAGGATTAAGGGTGGTTTTTGTCGGGATAGGAAATCCTCTAAGTGGAGACGATGGAGTCGGATTTTATGTCGCTAGAAAGCTGATTAAAAAGGGCTTCGGTGAATACGTAGTCGTAGCGGGCCCTAACCCGGAGCTCCATATACGTAAAATTAAAGAGAAGAAACCTGATGTACTCATACTTATCGATGCTGTGGACATGGGCCTCAAGCCGGGATGCATATTGGTTGCCCCGGTACCTGGATCAGAATTTAAACCCGTACCAATTAGCACGCACTCCATCCCTCTAGCCATATTAGTGGATATGCTTCAGGTAAAGACCTATCTTATTGGAATCCAAGTGGAAAAAATAGAGTTCGGAGCAGAGATGTCACGAAGTGTTCGTGAGGCGGGAGACACAATAACAGAAATAATAACGTCAATGCTTTCAGACCGGGACGTGGCTTGA